Proteins from a genomic interval of Clostridium sp. M62/1:
- a CDS encoding DUF4406 domain-containing protein, whose amino-acid sequence MAEKKLVYIASPYAGDIVENIKTAQEACRYAVEQGAVPIAVHLMYPQFLDDGSPKDREVGLQMGLRILGVCDELWLCGDRISSGMQKELEAAERLSIPVRRVSGQELADSLAQEAGQAFVGMGMSHC is encoded by the coding sequence ATGGCAGAGAAAAAACTGGTATATATTGCATCTCCTTATGCGGGGGATATTGTGGAGAATATCAAAACGGCGCAGGAAGCCTGCCGGTATGCTGTGGAACAGGGGGCAGTCCCCATAGCGGTGCATCTGATGTATCCGCAGTTTTTGGATGACGGCTCCCCGAAAGACCGGGAAGTCGGACTTCAAATGGGGCTTCGGATATTAGGTGTCTGTGATGAACTGTGGTTGTGCGGGGACCGCATCTCTTCCGGCATGCAGAAAGAGCTGGAAGCGGCGGAAAGGCTTTCCATCCCGGTAAGAAGAGTCAGTGGCCAGGAACTTGCAGACTCTTTGGCACAGGAAGCCGGGCAGGCGTTTGTCGGCATGGGGATGAGCCATTGCTGA